Proteins from a single region of Corylus avellana chromosome ca11, CavTom2PMs-1.0:
- the LOC132165449 gene encoding uncharacterized protein LOC132165449 isoform X1, translating to MNGIQNGKAHTAEKPFPGCLGRMVNLFDLNSGIAGNRLLMDKPHRDGSSLSRSRSDVARTWSPPLGDQIEDKVIVSDPRRMLSRKVNGTPMKMLIDQEMSKEGEFKHNPPNVVAKLMGLDTLPRAQPDSAAQRNNAKGYSRRSLSHSGIPFGSWQQEDGFSDKGMLCEVYQCPEQNEYKDVYEIWQQSEKKNFGRDESPQKGRHNEKMNEKKMALVRQKFVEAKRLATDEKLRQSKEFQDALEVLSSNKDLFLKFLQEPNSLFSQHLYDLKSIPTPPETKRITVLRPSKMVDSDKFVGSGKKSDKQIKKPAQVGQAVVRDKMDTGYSPTSTNQKVDDYPVQPTRIVVLKPSPGRSHDIKAVASSPSVSPRILHCESFYEEAEDDEGLESREVAKEITRQMRENFMGHRGDETLVSSVFSNGYTGDESSFNKSENEYAVGNLSDSEVMSPSPRHSWDYINRFGSPYSSSSFSRASCSPESSVCREAKKRLSERWAMMASNGSSQEQRHARRSSSTLGEMLALSDTKKLVRSDDKDSNEEQEPGESVSCLTNKLNKEESLVDSPKNLARSKSVPVSSTMNGARLSIEVSDPEAGKTHVPKELTKAKSTKSSFKGKVSSLFFSRNKKSSKDKSAASQSTDESQSASSETPGSPLHFLGLNNDATQHINDGSLCPAPHGSSGKNSPDLTSMGQNQGTATCEAGLSVTKPVMPGYISENQDQPSPISVLEPPFEDDNRSLEAYGNMKPDHQGRQLPIKSNLIDKSPPIGSIARTLSWDDSCAETATQYTVKPLISPCVEEEQNWLTLVQSLLSVAGLDSEVQSEIFFARWLSLESPLDPSLRDKFANLHDKDYLHEAKRRQRRSNRKLVFDCVNAALMEITGHGSDKCLVRRPCDGANSRLLEDASPMLVDRVWTQMQEWISTEESDVLGDGGDSNSLVVERLVRKEVVGKGWVELLRLEMDNVGKEIEGKLLEELVEEAVVDLTGRV from the exons ATGAATGGGATTCAAAACGGAAAAGCTCACACAGCTGAGAAACCCTTTCCAGGATGTCTGGGAAGAATGGTCAACCTCTTTGATTTGAATTCAGGGATTGCTGGAAACAGGCTGCTTATGGATAAACCTCATCGTGATG GTTCTTCACTCTCAAGGAGTAGATCAGATGTGGCAAGGACATGGAGTCCACCTTTGGGAGATCAGATAGAGGATAAAGTG ATTGTGTCTGATCCAAGGAGAATGTTGAGCAGGAAAGTTAATGGAACACCCATGAAGATGCTTATAGACCAAGAAATGTCAAAAGAAGGGGAGTTTAAGCATAATCCACCCAATGTGGTTGCCAAGTTGATGGGGCTTGACACCCTCCCACGGGCGCAGCCTGATTCCGCTGCTCAAAGAAACAATGCAAAAGGTTATTCACGACGTAGCCTAAGTCATTCAGGGATACCATTCGGATCTTGGCAGCAAGAAGATGGCTTTTCTGACAAGGGAATGCTATGTGAAGTTTATCAGTGTCCAGAACAGAACGAATATAAAGATGTTTATGAAATCTGGCAGCaatctgaaaagaaaaattttggaaGAGATGAATCGCCTCAGAAAGGAAGGCACAATGAAAAGATGAATGAGAAAAAGATGGCTCTTGTTCGTCAGAAATTTGTGGAAGCAAAACGTCTGGCTACAGATGAGAAACTTCGCCAGTCTAAGGAATTTCAAGATGCTTTGGAAGTTTTAAGCTCCAATAAAGATTTATTCCTTAAGTTTTTGCAAGAACCAAATTCGTTGTTTTCTCAACATCTATATGATCTAAAGTCTATTCCTACACCTCCTGAGACAAAGCGTATCACTGTTCTTAGACCTTCAAAGATGGTTGATAGTGACAAATTTGTAGGATCAGGGAAGAAGAGTgataaacaaataaagaaacCAGCCCAAGTGGGCCAGGCAGTTGTGCGGGACAAAATGGACACTGGATACTCTCCTACTTCCACCAATCAGAAAGTTGATGATTATCCTGTTCAACCAACTCGAATAGTGGTATTGAAACCTAGCCCTGGCAGGTCACATGACATCAAGGCTGTTGCTTCTTCACCTTCCGTATCACCTAGAATATTACATTGTGAAAGCTTTTATGAGGAAGCTGAAGATGATGAGGGACTAGAATCAAGGGAAGTGGCAAAGGAGATTACCCGGCAGATGCGTGAAAATTTCATGGGTCACCGTGGGGATGAGACTTTggtttcttctgttttttccaATGGCTATACTGGTGATGAGAGTTCATTTAACAAATCAGAGAATGAGTATGCAGTGGGAAATCTTAGTGATTCGGAGGTCATGTCACCGTCTCCTAGGCATTCATGGGATTACATCAATAGGTTTGGTAGCCCttattcttcttcctcctttaGTCGTGCATCATGCTCTCCAGAGTCATCAGTTTGTAGAGAAGCAAAGAAGCGACTGTCTGAAAGATGGGCCATGATGGCATCAAATGGCAGTTCTCAAGAACAAAGACATGCCCGGAGAAGCTCAAGTACTTTAGGTGAGATGCTAGCTCTCTCAGATACAAAGAAGTTAGTAAGATCAGATGACAAGGATAGTAATGAGGAACAAGAACCAGGGGAATCGGTTTCGTGCTtaactaataaattaaataaagaagaaagcttAGTTGATTCTCCTAAAAATCTTGCGAGGTCAAAATCTGTCCCTGTATCTTCTACGATGAATGGTGCCAGGCTCAGTATTGAAGTTTCTGATCCTGAGGCTGGCAAAACACATGTTCCGAAGGAGCTGACAAAGGCAAAGAGTACGAAATCATCGTTCAAAGGGAAAGTTTCGAGTTTATTTTTCTCCAGGAATAAGAAATCAAGTAAAGATAAATCTGCTGCATCCCAGTCTACAGATGAATCTCAATCTGCCAGCTCTGAAACACCAGGATCTCCATTGCATTTTCTTGGATTGAACAATGATGCTACTCAACACATTAATGACGGGAGCCTTTGTCCTGCTCCACATGGATCATCAGGCAAAAATTCTCCAGATTTGACCAGCATGGGACAAAATCAAGGCACAGCAACTTGTGAG GCAGGGTTGTCAGTAACCAAGCCTGTAATGCCTGGGTATATAAGTGAGAATCAGGACCAGCCAAGTCCGATTTCAGTTTTGGAACCACCATTTGAAGATGACAACAGGTCTTTAGAGGCCTATGGCAATATGAAGCCAGACCACCAGG GAAGACAGTTGCCTATTAAGTCTAACTTAATTGACAAATCACCACCTATAGGATCAATTGCTCGGACCCTGTCCTGGGATGATTCTTGTGCAGAGACAGCCACTCAATATACAGTAAAACCTTTAATTTCCCCATGCGTCGAGGAAGAACAAAATTGGCTCACCCTTGTCCAATCACTACTATCAGTGGCTGGTCTTGATAGTGAGGTTCAATCTGAGATATTTTTTGCTAGATGGCTTTCACTTGAAAGCCCCTTGGACCCTTCATTGAGAGACAAATTCGCCAACCTTCATGACAAGGATTATCTGCACGAGGCTAAACGAAGGCAACGGAGATCAAATCGGAAGCTTGTATTTGATTGTGTCAATGCTGCACTAATGGAAATCACAGGTCATGGGTCAGACAAGTGCCTGGTGAGAAGGCCATGCGATGGAGCCAACAGCAGGCTCTTAGAGGATGCGTCACCCATGCTGGTGGACCGGGTGTGGACCCAAATGCAGGAATGGATTTCCACTGAGGAGAGTGACGTTTTGGGTGATGGTGGGGACAGCAACAGCCTGGTGGTGGAGAGGCTGGTGAGAAAGGAGGTTGTAGGAAAAGGGTGGGTTGAGCTTTTGAGATTGGAAATGGATAATGtaggaaaagaaatagaagGCAAGTTGCTGGAAGAGCTGGTGGAAGAGGCTGTGGTTGATTTGACAGGTAGGGTGTGA
- the LOC132165449 gene encoding uncharacterized protein LOC132165449 isoform X2, with protein MLSRKVNGTPMKMLIDQEMSKEGEFKHNPPNVVAKLMGLDTLPRAQPDSAAQRNNAKGYSRRSLSHSGIPFGSWQQEDGFSDKGMLCEVYQCPEQNEYKDVYEIWQQSEKKNFGRDESPQKGRHNEKMNEKKMALVRQKFVEAKRLATDEKLRQSKEFQDALEVLSSNKDLFLKFLQEPNSLFSQHLYDLKSIPTPPETKRITVLRPSKMVDSDKFVGSGKKSDKQIKKPAQVGQAVVRDKMDTGYSPTSTNQKVDDYPVQPTRIVVLKPSPGRSHDIKAVASSPSVSPRILHCESFYEEAEDDEGLESREVAKEITRQMRENFMGHRGDETLVSSVFSNGYTGDESSFNKSENEYAVGNLSDSEVMSPSPRHSWDYINRFGSPYSSSSFSRASCSPESSVCREAKKRLSERWAMMASNGSSQEQRHARRSSSTLGEMLALSDTKKLVRSDDKDSNEEQEPGESVSCLTNKLNKEESLVDSPKNLARSKSVPVSSTMNGARLSIEVSDPEAGKTHVPKELTKAKSTKSSFKGKVSSLFFSRNKKSSKDKSAASQSTDESQSASSETPGSPLHFLGLNNDATQHINDGSLCPAPHGSSGKNSPDLTSMGQNQGTATCEAGLSVTKPVMPGYISENQDQPSPISVLEPPFEDDNRSLEAYGNMKPDHQGRQLPIKSNLIDKSPPIGSIARTLSWDDSCAETATQYTVKPLISPCVEEEQNWLTLVQSLLSVAGLDSEVQSEIFFARWLSLESPLDPSLRDKFANLHDKDYLHEAKRRQRRSNRKLVFDCVNAALMEITGHGSDKCLVRRPCDGANSRLLEDASPMLVDRVWTQMQEWISTEESDVLGDGGDSNSLVVERLVRKEVVGKGWVELLRLEMDNVGKEIEGKLLEELVEEAVVDLTGRV; from the exons ATGTTGAGCAGGAAAGTTAATGGAACACCCATGAAGATGCTTATAGACCAAGAAATGTCAAAAGAAGGGGAGTTTAAGCATAATCCACCCAATGTGGTTGCCAAGTTGATGGGGCTTGACACCCTCCCACGGGCGCAGCCTGATTCCGCTGCTCAAAGAAACAATGCAAAAGGTTATTCACGACGTAGCCTAAGTCATTCAGGGATACCATTCGGATCTTGGCAGCAAGAAGATGGCTTTTCTGACAAGGGAATGCTATGTGAAGTTTATCAGTGTCCAGAACAGAACGAATATAAAGATGTTTATGAAATCTGGCAGCaatctgaaaagaaaaattttggaaGAGATGAATCGCCTCAGAAAGGAAGGCACAATGAAAAGATGAATGAGAAAAAGATGGCTCTTGTTCGTCAGAAATTTGTGGAAGCAAAACGTCTGGCTACAGATGAGAAACTTCGCCAGTCTAAGGAATTTCAAGATGCTTTGGAAGTTTTAAGCTCCAATAAAGATTTATTCCTTAAGTTTTTGCAAGAACCAAATTCGTTGTTTTCTCAACATCTATATGATCTAAAGTCTATTCCTACACCTCCTGAGACAAAGCGTATCACTGTTCTTAGACCTTCAAAGATGGTTGATAGTGACAAATTTGTAGGATCAGGGAAGAAGAGTgataaacaaataaagaaacCAGCCCAAGTGGGCCAGGCAGTTGTGCGGGACAAAATGGACACTGGATACTCTCCTACTTCCACCAATCAGAAAGTTGATGATTATCCTGTTCAACCAACTCGAATAGTGGTATTGAAACCTAGCCCTGGCAGGTCACATGACATCAAGGCTGTTGCTTCTTCACCTTCCGTATCACCTAGAATATTACATTGTGAAAGCTTTTATGAGGAAGCTGAAGATGATGAGGGACTAGAATCAAGGGAAGTGGCAAAGGAGATTACCCGGCAGATGCGTGAAAATTTCATGGGTCACCGTGGGGATGAGACTTTggtttcttctgttttttccaATGGCTATACTGGTGATGAGAGTTCATTTAACAAATCAGAGAATGAGTATGCAGTGGGAAATCTTAGTGATTCGGAGGTCATGTCACCGTCTCCTAGGCATTCATGGGATTACATCAATAGGTTTGGTAGCCCttattcttcttcctcctttaGTCGTGCATCATGCTCTCCAGAGTCATCAGTTTGTAGAGAAGCAAAGAAGCGACTGTCTGAAAGATGGGCCATGATGGCATCAAATGGCAGTTCTCAAGAACAAAGACATGCCCGGAGAAGCTCAAGTACTTTAGGTGAGATGCTAGCTCTCTCAGATACAAAGAAGTTAGTAAGATCAGATGACAAGGATAGTAATGAGGAACAAGAACCAGGGGAATCGGTTTCGTGCTtaactaataaattaaataaagaagaaagcttAGTTGATTCTCCTAAAAATCTTGCGAGGTCAAAATCTGTCCCTGTATCTTCTACGATGAATGGTGCCAGGCTCAGTATTGAAGTTTCTGATCCTGAGGCTGGCAAAACACATGTTCCGAAGGAGCTGACAAAGGCAAAGAGTACGAAATCATCGTTCAAAGGGAAAGTTTCGAGTTTATTTTTCTCCAGGAATAAGAAATCAAGTAAAGATAAATCTGCTGCATCCCAGTCTACAGATGAATCTCAATCTGCCAGCTCTGAAACACCAGGATCTCCATTGCATTTTCTTGGATTGAACAATGATGCTACTCAACACATTAATGACGGGAGCCTTTGTCCTGCTCCACATGGATCATCAGGCAAAAATTCTCCAGATTTGACCAGCATGGGACAAAATCAAGGCACAGCAACTTGTGAG GCAGGGTTGTCAGTAACCAAGCCTGTAATGCCTGGGTATATAAGTGAGAATCAGGACCAGCCAAGTCCGATTTCAGTTTTGGAACCACCATTTGAAGATGACAACAGGTCTTTAGAGGCCTATGGCAATATGAAGCCAGACCACCAGG GAAGACAGTTGCCTATTAAGTCTAACTTAATTGACAAATCACCACCTATAGGATCAATTGCTCGGACCCTGTCCTGGGATGATTCTTGTGCAGAGACAGCCACTCAATATACAGTAAAACCTTTAATTTCCCCATGCGTCGAGGAAGAACAAAATTGGCTCACCCTTGTCCAATCACTACTATCAGTGGCTGGTCTTGATAGTGAGGTTCAATCTGAGATATTTTTTGCTAGATGGCTTTCACTTGAAAGCCCCTTGGACCCTTCATTGAGAGACAAATTCGCCAACCTTCATGACAAGGATTATCTGCACGAGGCTAAACGAAGGCAACGGAGATCAAATCGGAAGCTTGTATTTGATTGTGTCAATGCTGCACTAATGGAAATCACAGGTCATGGGTCAGACAAGTGCCTGGTGAGAAGGCCATGCGATGGAGCCAACAGCAGGCTCTTAGAGGATGCGTCACCCATGCTGGTGGACCGGGTGTGGACCCAAATGCAGGAATGGATTTCCACTGAGGAGAGTGACGTTTTGGGTGATGGTGGGGACAGCAACAGCCTGGTGGTGGAGAGGCTGGTGAGAAAGGAGGTTGTAGGAAAAGGGTGGGTTGAGCTTTTGAGATTGGAAATGGATAATGtaggaaaagaaatagaagGCAAGTTGCTGGAAGAGCTGGTGGAAGAGGCTGTGGTTGATTTGACAGGTAGGGTGTGA
- the LOC132165973 gene encoding tetraspanin-18-like, with translation MRPNCCHISLAFVLKFFNFLQAFIGVSIIVYSVWMLNQWNDHVPISPPPPLPPSAPSPASSLSLFLSSEPARVSNHIPTVDLPSDMVSGFDGGFGLEVDLNSFQLPAPWFIYSFMGVGVLLCCITLIGCIAAEVIHGCCLCFYTVLITVLILLEAALVAFIAIDRHWEQDLPFDPTGELESLRSFIEVNIDICKWVGIAVVVIQALSLLLSIILRAMVSTRRTDLDCEDDYDGRGRGWEPLLNSQPSQPVGSNKGDVRGAHSDIWSSRIREKYGLSTNQNASVSTNSRQ, from the exons ATGCGACCTAATTGTTGTCACATTTCCTTGGCATTCGTGCTCAAATTCTTCAACTTTCTTCAAGCTTTCATTGGGGTTTCGATCATAGTCTACTCAGTATGGATGCTCAACCAGTGGAACGACCACGTTCCCATatctccaccaccaccactaccACCTTCAGCTCCGTCCCCAGCTTCTTCTCTGTCCCTTTTCTTGAGTTCTGAGCCAGCTAGGGTTTCCAACCACATCCCAACCGTCGATCTCCCGTCCGATATGGTCTCCGGGTTCGATGGCGGGTTTGGCTTAGAGGTTGATTTGAATTCGTTCCAGCTTCCCGCTCCTtg GTTCATCTACTCTTTCATGGGAGTGGGCGTCCTCTTGTGTTGCATTACTTTGATAGGTTGCATTGCTGCTGAAGTAATTCATGGCTGCTGTCTGTGTTTT TATACTGTCCTCATAACTGTACTCATACTACTAGAAGCGGCTCTGGTGGCATTCATTGCAATTGATCGTCATTGGGAACag GATCTTCCATTTGATCCGACTGGTGAACTTGAGAGCCTTCGGTCTTTCATTGAAGTCAATATTGATATCTGTAAATGGGTTGGTATTGCTGTGGTTGTAATTCAG GCATTATCTCTACTACTATCGATAATTCTGCGAGCCATGGTTTCTACTCGGAGAACTGACTTGGACTGTGAGGATGACTATGATGGTAGAGGTAGAGGTTGGGAGCCACTGTTAAATTCACAACCAAGCCAACCAGTTGGGTCAAACAAGGGTGATGTCAGAGGGGCTCATTCTGACATCTGGAGCTCACGGATAAGAGAGAAG TATGGACTGAGCACGAATCAGAATGCATCAGTGAGCACAAACTCAAGGCAGTGA
- the LOC132166314 gene encoding GDSL esterase/lipase At4g28780, translating into MHTLLSMSSLRVFVTALAIALLVTMGRVAPDQAEAARAFFVFGDSLVDNGNNNYLLTTARANSPPYGIDYPTHQPTGRFSNGLNLPDIISEKIGSEPTLPYLSPELTGQKLLVGANFASAGIGILNDTGIQFINIIRIWKQLELFQEYQRRLREHIGEAQAQRLVNNALVLITLGGNDFVNNYFLVPFSARSRQFSIPDYCRYLISEYRKILMRVYELGGRRVMVTGTGPLGCAPGELALRSRNGECASELQQAAIIFNPELAQLIQQLNIELRADVFVSANAFQMNMDFINNPQAFGFATSKVACCGQGPYNGIGQCKPLSNLCPNRSIYAFWDAFHPSERANRLIVEQIMTGSTNYMNPMNLTTLLAMHSNH; encoded by the exons atgcaCACATTATTGTCAATGTCAAGTCTTAGGGTTTTTGTCACCGCCCTGGCTATTGCCCTGCTAGTGACAATGGGCAGAGTTGCACCTGATCAAGCCGAGGCAGCTCGTGCTTTCTTCGTGTTTGGAGATTCCCTTGTAGATAATGGCAACAACAACTACTTATTAACCACCGCAAGAGCCAACTCTCCGCCGTACGGCATCGATTATCCGACCCACCAACCGACGGGCCGCTTCTCCAATGGCCTCAACCTCCCTGACATTATCA GTGAGAAAATTGGGTCAGAGCCCACGTTGCCATACTTGAGCCCCGAGCTCACCGGACAAAAATTACTAGTCGGTGCCAACTTTGCTTCTGCCGGCATCGGAATCCTCAACGATACAGGAATCCAGTTT ATAAACATTATAAGAATCTGGAAGCAGTTGGAGTTGTTCCAAGAGTACCAGCGAAGGCTGAGAGAGCACATCGGAGAAGCTCAGGCGCAGCGGCTGGTGAACAATGCTCTTGTCCTCATAACACTCGGTGGCAACGACTTTGTTAACAACTATTTCTTGGTACCTTTCTCAGCAAGGTCTCGCCAATTCTCCATCCCCGATTACTGCCGCTACCTCATCTCCGAGTACCGGAAAATCCTAATG AGGGTTTACGAGCTGGGAGGCCGGAGAGTGATGGTGACGGGAACTGGGCCGCTAGGGTGTGCGCCGGGTGAGCTAGCCTTGAGGAGCAGGAACGGGGAGTGTGCGTCGGAGTTGCAACAGGCAGCAATCATTTTCAACCCGGAGCTCGCCCAACTCATTCAACAACTCAACATCGAGCTCCGAGCAGATGTCTTTGTTTCTGCCAATGCCTTCCAGATGAACATGGACTTCATCAACAACCCCCAAGCATTTG gTTTTGCAACATCAAAAGTAGCATGTTGTGGGCAAGGGCCGTACAATGGGATAGGGCAATGCAAACCATTGTCAAACCTCTGCCCTAACCGGAGCATCTACGCATTTTGGGACGCTTTTCATCCATCCGAACGTGCAAACCGCCTCATCGTCGAGCAGATCATGACTGGCTCTACCAACTACATGAACCCAATGAACCTAACCACTCTTTTGGCAATGCATTCcaaccactaa
- the LOC132165827 gene encoding two-component response regulator 24-like, with product MERTSLPGPSSKKLTALVVDDTLLTRLIHRNLLAGHGIKAQLAENGKDAVDFIRSGQRFDLILMDKEMPVMDGTEATKELRSMGIHCFIAGLSAVSSAGGKEEFKQSGLDLFQEKPLDDTKLTFILQKFKNHIA from the exons atGGAGAGGACTTCTCTGCCGGGGCCATCATCCAAGAAGTTAACCGCTCTTGTTGTCGATGATACACTGCTTACTCGATTGATTCACCGCAATCTCTTGGCCGGTCATGGCATAAAAGCTCAGTTGGCGGAGAACGGCAAAGATGCCGTTGATTTCATCCGTTCTGGACAACGCTTTGACCTGATTTTGATGGACAAGGAAATGCCTGTCATGGATGGGactgag GCAACTAAAGAGCTTCGTAGTATGGGAATTCATTGTTTTATTGCTGGTTTATCGGCAGTCTCATCAGCGGGCGGCAAAGAAGAGTTCAAGCAATCAGGCTTGGATCTCTTTCAAGAGAAGCCTTTGGATGACACTAAGCTCACTTTTATCCTCCAGAAGTTCAAAAACCATATTGCTTGA